In Streptomyces hawaiiensis, one genomic interval encodes:
- a CDS encoding dihydrofolate reductase family protein: MRRVTYSMNVSLDGYIVGPDGGFDWTTPDEEVFRFWIDEIRDVGVHLLGRRLYETMLYWETADQDPSFDDSMREWAALWNPLPKVVFSNTLSAVRGHARLASGGPVEEIERLRAEPGEGDIAIGGATLAAEAAASGLIDEYRAIVYPVLVGGGIPFFPRQERRVDLELVETRTFSSNVVYLRYRVVR, from the coding sequence ATGCGCAGGGTGACCTATTCGATGAACGTCTCGCTTGACGGCTACATCGTCGGGCCGGACGGCGGGTTCGACTGGACGACGCCCGACGAGGAGGTCTTTCGCTTCTGGATCGACGAGATTCGAGACGTCGGCGTCCACCTGTTGGGACGTCGGCTTTACGAGACGATGCTGTACTGGGAGACCGCCGACCAGGATCCCTCGTTCGACGACTCGATGCGCGAGTGGGCCGCGCTCTGGAATCCGCTCCCGAAGGTGGTGTTCTCCAACACGCTGTCGGCGGTGCGGGGCCATGCCCGCCTGGCCTCGGGCGGCCCGGTGGAGGAGATCGAGCGGCTGCGTGCCGAGCCGGGAGAGGGAGACATCGCGATCGGCGGCGCGACTCTCGCCGCCGAGGCGGCAGCGTCCGGCCTCATCGACGAGTACCGGGCCATCGTCTACCCGGTGCTGGTCGGCGGCGGCATTCCGTTCTTTCCCCGACAGGAGCGCCGGGTGGACCTGGAACTCGTCGAGACCCGCACCTTCAGCTCGAACGTCGTCTACCTCCGCTACCGCGTGGTGCGCTGA
- a CDS encoding trypsin-like serine peptidase produces the protein MIGRTRSPRPSGGSTRVRRSALGALAGVAALLATGVTAAPAGAAPDPGVTTPSAQERALAFWTPQRMREATPLDLLTVDRSDVRSPAPRKGRTTVVAPSAPASATGPLAFPHGGGPWSGGGAVAKTAGRVFFSYQGRTASCSGNAVTSANKSTVITAGHCVKMEGAWHTNWVFVPGYHDGQRPYGTWTASKTLSTPQWTASEDINYDIGAAVVAPLDGKKLTDVVGGQGLAFNTGYNKAMYSFGFPAAAPYDGEKFIYCSGTTTRDFLLSKDHGLTCNMTGGSSGGPWFTQFSEATGTGLQSSVNSFKYNFLPNAMYGPYFGADAQNLYQSAQSS, from the coding sequence GTGATAGGCCGAACCCGCAGCCCACGCCCGTCCGGCGGCAGCACCCGCGTCCGCCGCTCCGCCCTCGGCGCGCTCGCCGGCGTCGCCGCGCTCCTGGCGACCGGCGTCACCGCAGCACCGGCCGGCGCCGCACCGGACCCCGGCGTGACGACGCCCTCGGCGCAGGAACGCGCCCTGGCCTTCTGGACCCCGCAGCGGATGCGCGAGGCCACCCCGCTCGACCTCCTCACCGTCGACCGCTCCGACGTACGGTCACCGGCACCCCGCAAGGGCAGGACGACGGTCGTGGCCCCCAGCGCGCCCGCCTCCGCCACGGGACCCCTGGCCTTCCCGCACGGCGGCGGACCCTGGTCCGGCGGGGGAGCGGTGGCCAAGACCGCGGGACGGGTGTTCTTCAGCTACCAGGGCCGCACCGCGTCCTGCTCCGGCAACGCCGTCACCAGCGCCAACAAGAGCACCGTCATCACCGCCGGCCACTGCGTGAAGATGGAGGGCGCCTGGCACACCAACTGGGTCTTCGTGCCCGGCTACCACGACGGGCAGCGCCCGTACGGCACCTGGACCGCGTCCAAGACCCTGTCCACGCCGCAGTGGACGGCCAGTGAGGACATCAACTACGACATCGGCGCCGCCGTCGTCGCCCCGCTGGACGGGAAGAAGCTGACCGACGTCGTCGGCGGCCAGGGCCTGGCCTTCAACACCGGCTACAACAAGGCCATGTACTCCTTCGGCTTCCCGGCCGCGGCGCCGTACGACGGTGAGAAGTTCATCTACTGCAGCGGCACCACCACCCGCGACTTCCTGCTGTCCAAGGACCACGGCCTGACCTGCAACATGACCGGCGGCTCCAGCGGAGGCCCCTGGTTCACCCAGTTCAGCGAGGCCACCGGGACCGGCCTGCAGTCCTCGGTGAACAGCTTCAAGTACAACTTCCTGCCGAACGCCATGTACGGCCCGTACTTCGGCGCGGACGCTCAGAACCTGTACCAGAGCGCCCAGTCGTCCTGA
- a CDS encoding SRPBCC family protein, whose translation MSTIKETVEVAVPVHTAYNQWTQFEEFPNFMEGVEEIRQLDDRHNHWTTKIGGVRREFDTEIVDQLADERVTWRTTSGDTHQRGSVRFERLDDTHTRVELVMDVEPSGAAEKAADMIGTIDRRVKGDMKRFKQYIEERGVESGAWRGRVQPGGPSGSGPIL comes from the coding sequence ATGAGCACCATCAAGGAAACCGTGGAAGTCGCCGTCCCCGTCCACACCGCCTACAACCAGTGGACGCAGTTCGAGGAGTTCCCGAACTTCATGGAGGGCGTCGAGGAGATCAGGCAGCTGGACGACCGCCACAACCACTGGACCACCAAGATCGGCGGGGTACGGCGCGAGTTCGACACCGAGATCGTCGACCAGCTGGCCGACGAGCGGGTCACCTGGCGCACGACCAGCGGAGACACGCACCAGAGGGGCTCCGTCCGCTTCGAGCGCCTCGATGACACCCACACCAGGGTGGAGCTCGTGATGGATGTCGAGCCCAGCGGAGCCGCGGAGAAGGCCGCGGACATGATCGGCACGATCGACCGCCGGGTGAAGGGCGACATGAAGCGCTTCAAGCAGTACATCGAGGAGCGCGGAGTCGAATCCGGCGCATGGCGCGGCCGCGTCCAGCCGGGCGGCCCCAGCGGTTCCGGCCCCATCCTCTGA
- a CDS encoding zinc-ribbon domain-containing protein, whose protein sequence is MIIFGTKGYLYQLAILTLVCGQCGNPAAHTLRKRVTKFTLFFVPLFPISTKYLTQCTFCGTEQKLTKEQAEQLQTQSTNGPSGQAQGQPQQHDRF, encoded by the coding sequence GTGATCATCTTCGGCACCAAGGGATATCTGTACCAGCTGGCGATACTGACGCTGGTGTGCGGGCAGTGCGGAAACCCCGCCGCCCACACGCTCAGGAAGCGCGTCACGAAGTTCACCCTGTTCTTCGTCCCGCTGTTCCCGATCTCGACGAAGTACCTGACGCAGTGCACCTTCTGCGGCACGGAACAGAAGCTGACCAAGGAGCAGGCGGAGCAGCTGCAGACCCAGAGCACGAACGGCCCGAGCGGCCAGGCACAGGGGCAGCCGCAGCAGCACGACCGGTTCTGA
- the pgm gene encoding phosphoglucomutase (alpha-D-glucose-1,6-bisphosphate-dependent) — MQHERAGSPAGPEDLVDVARLVTAYYALRPDLDDPGQRVAFGTSGHRGSSLASAFNDDHIAATSQAICEYRAGQGIDGPLFLGADTHALSEPARVTALEVFAANEVTVLIDDADGYTPTPAVSHAILTHNRGRPTGLADGVVVTPSHNPPADGGFKYNPPSGGPAASDATSWIQDRANEIIRGGLKDVRRVPHARALAAPTTGRYDFLGTYVADLPGVLDLDAIRAAGVRIGADPLGGASVAYWGRIAEQHGLDLTVVNPHTDPTWRFMTLDWDGKIRMDCSSPYAMASLIEQRDRFQISTGNDADADRHGIVTPDAGLMNPNHYLAVAISYLYAHRDRWPATTGIGKTLVSSAMIDRVAADLGRELVEVPVGFKWFVDGLAGGTIGFGGEESAGASFLRRDGSVWTTDKDGILLALLASEITAVTGKTPSEHYAALTARFGEPAYARIDAPASREEKALLAKLSPAQVSADTLAGDAVTAVLTEAPGNGAAIGGIKVTTDNAWFAARPSGTEDVYKVYAESFLGPDHLGRVQEEAKAVVLTALSG; from the coding sequence ATGCAGCACGAGCGAGCGGGAAGTCCGGCCGGACCCGAGGATCTCGTCGATGTCGCTCGGCTGGTCACCGCGTACTACGCGCTCCGCCCCGACCTGGACGACCCGGGGCAGCGCGTCGCGTTCGGGACCTCCGGACACCGCGGATCGTCACTGGCGAGCGCGTTCAATGACGACCACATCGCCGCGACCAGCCAGGCCATCTGCGAGTACCGCGCCGGCCAGGGCATCGACGGCCCCCTCTTCCTGGGCGCCGACACCCACGCCCTCTCGGAGCCCGCGCGTGTCACCGCCCTGGAGGTGTTCGCCGCCAACGAGGTGACCGTGCTGATCGACGACGCGGACGGCTACACGCCCACCCCGGCCGTCTCGCACGCCATCCTCACCCACAACCGCGGCCGCCCCACGGGCCTCGCGGACGGCGTCGTCGTCACGCCCTCCCACAACCCGCCCGCCGACGGCGGTTTCAAGTACAACCCGCCCAGCGGAGGCCCCGCCGCCTCCGACGCGACCTCCTGGATCCAGGACCGGGCGAACGAGATCATCCGGGGCGGCCTGAAGGACGTACGGCGCGTCCCCCACGCCCGCGCCCTCGCAGCCCCCACCACCGGCCGCTACGACTTCCTCGGCACCTACGTCGCCGACCTGCCCGGCGTGCTCGACCTCGACGCGATCCGCGCGGCCGGCGTCCGCATCGGAGCCGACCCGCTCGGCGGGGCGTCGGTCGCCTACTGGGGCCGCATCGCCGAACAGCACGGCCTCGACCTGACCGTGGTCAACCCGCACACCGACCCCACCTGGCGGTTCATGACGCTGGACTGGGACGGCAAGATCCGCATGGACTGCTCGTCGCCGTACGCGATGGCCTCGCTCATCGAGCAGCGCGACCGCTTCCAGATCTCCACGGGCAACGACGCCGACGCCGACCGGCACGGCATCGTCACCCCCGACGCCGGCCTCATGAACCCCAACCACTATCTGGCCGTCGCCATCTCCTACCTCTACGCCCACCGCGACCGCTGGCCGGCCACCACCGGCATCGGCAAGACCCTGGTCTCCTCGGCCATGATCGACCGGGTCGCCGCCGACCTGGGGCGCGAGCTGGTCGAGGTGCCCGTCGGCTTCAAGTGGTTCGTGGACGGGCTCGCCGGCGGCACCATCGGCTTCGGCGGGGAGGAGTCGGCCGGGGCGTCCTTCCTGCGCCGGGACGGCTCCGTGTGGACCACCGACAAGGACGGCATCCTGCTCGCGCTGCTCGCCTCCGAGATCACGGCGGTCACGGGGAAGACGCCCTCCGAGCACTACGCGGCGCTGACCGCCCGCTTCGGTGAACCGGCGTACGCGCGCATCGACGCCCCCGCCTCCCGTGAGGAGAAGGCCCTGCTCGCCAAGCTCTCCCCGGCCCAGGTCAGCGCCGACACCCTGGCCGGGGACGCGGTCACGGCGGTGCTCACCGAGGCCCCGGGCAACGGCGCGGCCATCGGCGGCATCAAGGTGACCACGGACAACGCCTGGTTCGCGGCCCGCCCCTCGGGCACCGAGGACGTCTACAAGGTCTACGCCGAGTCCTTCCTCGGCCCCGACCACCTCGGCCGGGTCCAGGAGGAGGCCAAGGCCGTGGTGCTGACGGCCCTGTCCGGCTGA
- a CDS encoding TIGR01777 family oxidoreductase: MKFVIPGGTGQVGTVLKGALSAAGHDVVVLSRHPAGPGEVHWDGATPGPWVAEIDGSDVVVNLAGRSVNCRYTPANLRQMMDSRVHSARVVGEAIAAAGRPPRVWLQMSTATVYAHRFDAANDEATGVIGGTEPDVPGYWGYSVDIAKAWEREQERAGTPHTRKVALRAAMVMSPDRGGVFDVLLRLARLGLGGPVGGGAQYVSWIHDRDFVRAVEFLVARDDIEGPVNLAAPGPLPQRAFMRDLRAAWGVPVGLPATRWMAEIGAFVLRSDTELLLKSRRVVPGRLLEAGFAFEYPEWPRAAEDLVRRLRGPAAR; the protein is encoded by the coding sequence ATGAAGTTCGTGATACCCGGCGGCACCGGACAGGTCGGCACCGTCCTCAAGGGCGCGCTGAGCGCGGCCGGACATGACGTCGTGGTGCTCAGCAGGCACCCCGCCGGGCCCGGCGAAGTGCACTGGGACGGCGCGACCCCGGGCCCCTGGGTGGCCGAGATCGACGGCAGCGATGTCGTGGTCAACCTGGCCGGCCGGAGCGTGAACTGCCGCTACACGCCCGCCAACCTCCGGCAGATGATGGACTCGCGGGTCCACTCCGCCCGGGTCGTGGGCGAGGCGATCGCCGCGGCGGGCCGGCCGCCCCGGGTCTGGCTGCAGATGAGCACCGCGACCGTGTACGCCCACCGCTTCGACGCGGCCAACGACGAGGCCACCGGCGTGATCGGCGGCACCGAACCCGATGTCCCGGGCTACTGGGGGTACAGCGTCGACATCGCCAAGGCCTGGGAGCGGGAGCAGGAGAGGGCCGGCACCCCGCACACGCGGAAGGTGGCCCTGCGTGCCGCCATGGTGATGAGCCCGGACCGCGGCGGCGTCTTCGACGTCCTGCTGCGGCTGGCCCGGCTCGGCCTCGGCGGCCCCGTGGGCGGTGGCGCCCAGTACGTGTCCTGGATCCACGACCGGGACTTCGTCCGGGCGGTCGAGTTCCTGGTCGCCCGGGACGACATCGAGGGCCCGGTCAATCTCGCCGCTCCCGGGCCCCTGCCGCAGCGCGCCTTCATGCGCGACCTGCGCGCCGCGTGGGGCGTCCCGGTGGGCCTGCCCGCGACGCGCTGGATGGCGGAGATCGGCGCGTTCGTCCTGCGCTCGGACACCGAACTGCTGCTCAAGAGCCGCCGGGTCGTCCCCGGCCGCCTGCTCGAAGCGGGCTTCGCCTTCGAGTACCCCGAGTGGCCTCGGGCCGCGGAGGACCTCGTACGGCGCCTCCGCGGCCCGGCAGCGAGGTGA
- a CDS encoding antibiotic biosynthesis monooxygenase family protein, translating to MSVVKINVLTVPAEQRETLEKRFASRAHAVENSDGFEWFELLRPVEGTDTYLVYTRWRDEESFQAWMEGPMKSAHQGGGEGGERPKPAASGSTLWSFEVVQQAGPKVA from the coding sequence ATGAGCGTAGTCAAGATCAACGTGCTGACCGTGCCCGCCGAGCAGCGGGAGACGCTGGAGAAGCGGTTCGCCTCCCGCGCGCACGCCGTGGAGAACTCCGACGGGTTCGAGTGGTTCGAGCTGCTCCGCCCGGTGGAGGGCACCGACACCTACCTCGTCTACACCCGGTGGCGTGACGAGGAGTCGTTCCAGGCCTGGATGGAGGGGCCGATGAAGTCCGCGCACCAGGGCGGCGGCGAGGGCGGCGAACGGCCGAAGCCCGCGGCGAGCGGCTCGACCCTGTGGTCCTTCGAGGTGGTGCAGCAGGCCGGGCCGAAGGTGGCGTGA
- a CDS encoding diacylglycerol/lipid kinase family protein, whose product MDERFHRRQRWAARGALAAAALAALLPLFSGGLRGLLLLVAGLAGLALTAAALWWVLSRRGAVRIASAALAVVAPVGLITLFAAANLLWVVFLSLLLWCGAVWSGRYALRSTGLRPVRVKEYRTPPPLHPFLLLNPRSGGGKVEKFNLREKAEALGARVVLLDPGRQHDVTALAKAAVADGADLLGVAGGDGTQALVAAVAAEHGLPFLVIAAGTRNHFAMDLGLDRDDPSTCLDALTDGVELRVDLGFAEDRPFVNNASFGVYGAVVQSPGYREDKVGAALERLPDLLTRQSGPRLTATADGITVADPQAILVSNNAYRMDDPFGFGRRERLNSGRLGVLAVRVDSAVEAAELLLSPRPEGLTVLTAQHVVVDADEPQLEVGLDGEALTMAAPVHCRIARRALRVRVPRNRPGVPEAPPRLDWRRLRKLAAAVGRTAVPTRSRRT is encoded by the coding sequence ATGGACGAACGGTTTCACCGCCGGCAGAGATGGGCCGCCAGGGGCGCCCTGGCCGCGGCCGCCCTGGCGGCCTTGCTGCCGCTCTTCTCCGGCGGTCTGCGAGGGCTGCTCCTGCTCGTGGCGGGCCTCGCGGGACTCGCCCTGACCGCTGCCGCGCTCTGGTGGGTCCTGTCCCGGCGGGGAGCGGTCCGCATCGCGTCGGCCGCGCTCGCCGTCGTCGCACCCGTCGGCCTCATCACCCTCTTCGCCGCCGCGAATCTGCTCTGGGTGGTCTTCCTGTCCCTGCTCCTGTGGTGCGGGGCGGTCTGGAGCGGCCGCTACGCCCTGCGCAGCACGGGCCTGCGGCCCGTACGGGTCAAGGAATACCGCACCCCACCGCCGCTGCACCCCTTCCTGCTGCTCAATCCGCGCTCCGGCGGCGGCAAGGTCGAGAAGTTCAACCTGCGGGAGAAGGCCGAGGCGCTGGGCGCCCGGGTCGTCCTGCTCGACCCGGGCCGGCAGCACGACGTCACCGCCCTGGCCAAAGCCGCCGTGGCCGACGGAGCGGACCTCCTGGGCGTCGCGGGCGGCGACGGTACCCAGGCGCTGGTCGCCGCCGTCGCCGCGGAACACGGCCTGCCCTTCCTCGTCATCGCCGCCGGCACGCGCAATCACTTCGCCATGGACCTGGGCCTGGACCGGGACGACCCCTCCACCTGCCTCGACGCCCTCACCGACGGCGTCGAACTCCGCGTCGACCTCGGGTTCGCCGAGGACCGCCCGTTCGTCAACAACGCCTCGTTCGGCGTGTACGGGGCCGTCGTCCAAAGCCCCGGCTACCGCGAGGACAAGGTGGGCGCGGCCCTGGAACGACTGCCCGACCTGCTCACCCGGCAGAGCGGCCCGCGCCTGACGGCCACCGCCGACGGCATCACCGTCGCCGACCCGCAGGCGATCCTGGTCAGCAACAACGCCTACCGCATGGACGACCCCTTCGGCTTCGGCCGGCGCGAGCGGCTCAACTCCGGGCGGCTGGGCGTGCTGGCCGTCCGCGTGGACAGTGCCGTGGAAGCGGCCGAACTCCTGCTGTCCCCGCGCCCGGAGGGACTCACCGTGCTCACCGCCCAGCACGTCGTCGTCGACGCCGACGAACCGCAGCTGGAGGTCGGCCTCGACGGCGAGGCGCTCACCATGGCCGCCCCCGTCCACTGCCGCATCGCACGCCGCGCCCTGCGTGTCCGGGTGCCCCGCAACCGCCCCGGAGTCCCCGAGGCGCCTCCGCGTCTCGACTGGCGCCGGCTGCGCAAGCTGGCGGCCGCGGTCGGCCGCACCGCCGTGCCCACGCGTTCCCGGCGCACCTGA
- a CDS encoding GNAT family N-acetyltransferase translates to MTQEAELPGKRVLVLRPHELGPNDQKMWREIRTESGAPANPFLDPAFTMAVGQVRRGARVAVLQDDGAPVGFFPYETGTLGRGRAIGLGVSDSQGAVLRPGIRLDARRLLRVCGLSSFEFDNLEAGQGAFVPHAAEELPSPVVDIGEGFEAYTRRLRAQSPGFLRQTLAKERKLVRQVGEVRFVYDVRDPGALRALMEWKSAQYRRTGRRDRFAQEWITRLVGLLGESEEPECRGVLSVLYTAGRPVAAHFGLRSRTVLSWWFPAYDRAYAKYSPGLVLQLKMLQAAAADGIETLDLGSGPARYKESLKTRDLRVYEGAVVRAVPGGAAHWLGREPARAARRFVRNRPRLAGAAARTLEEVGRLRGG, encoded by the coding sequence ATGACACAGGAGGCAGAGTTGCCTGGAAAGCGCGTTCTCGTTCTGCGGCCGCACGAACTGGGCCCGAACGACCAGAAGATGTGGCGGGAGATCCGGACGGAGTCCGGCGCCCCGGCGAATCCCTTCCTCGACCCGGCGTTCACCATGGCGGTGGGGCAGGTCAGGCGGGGGGCCAGAGTGGCGGTGTTGCAGGACGACGGTGCCCCGGTGGGGTTCTTCCCCTACGAGACCGGGACGCTGGGGCGGGGCCGGGCCATCGGACTGGGAGTGTCCGACAGTCAGGGGGCCGTGCTGCGCCCCGGGATCCGGCTGGACGCACGCCGGTTGTTACGGGTCTGCGGGCTGTCGTCCTTCGAGTTCGACAACCTCGAAGCCGGTCAGGGTGCGTTCGTGCCGCACGCGGCCGAGGAGCTCCCCTCCCCGGTCGTCGACATCGGCGAGGGGTTCGAGGCGTACACGCGACGGCTGCGGGCGCAGTCGCCGGGTTTCCTCAGACAGACCCTGGCCAAGGAGCGCAAGCTGGTCCGGCAGGTCGGCGAGGTGCGCTTCGTGTACGACGTCCGGGACCCCGGTGCGCTGCGGGCGCTGATGGAGTGGAAGTCGGCACAGTACCGGCGGACCGGCCGGCGGGACCGGTTCGCCCAGGAGTGGATCACCCGGCTGGTGGGGCTGCTCGGGGAGAGCGAGGAACCGGAGTGCCGCGGCGTGCTGTCCGTGCTGTACACCGCGGGCCGGCCGGTGGCCGCGCACTTCGGGCTGCGGTCGCGCACGGTGCTGTCCTGGTGGTTCCCGGCCTACGACCGCGCCTACGCCAAGTACTCCCCCGGTCTCGTGCTGCAGTTGAAGATGCTTCAGGCCGCGGCGGCCGACGGCATCGAGACCCTAGACCTGGGCAGCGGTCCGGCCCGCTACAAGGAGTCGCTCAAGACACGTGACCTGCGCGTGTACGAAGGAGCGGTGGTACGGGCGGTGCCGGGGGGAGCCGCTCACTGGCTGGGCCGGGAGCCCGCCCGGGCGGCCCGGCGCTTCGTCCGCAACCGGCCCCGCCTGGCCGGTGCGGCGGCGCGGACCCTTGAGGAAGTGGGCCGGCTGCGCGGTGGCTGA
- a CDS encoding AMIN-like domain-containing (lipo)protein gives MVRIRRACATLALVGATVAVAAVPAGAAQVTTARSTTQATACPTGWGSLAKSDAASAVASVTNVRTGRHTCFDRMVVDVPGAGSGVGYTVQYVERLYQDGSGRHIPVAGGAVLEVRVTAPAYDPETGAATYPGRVARPLPGVDLTGYRTFRDTRFAGSFEGDTQIGLGVRARLPFRVQQLDDRVIVDVAHSWTATG, from the coding sequence ATGGTACGAATCAGAAGAGCATGCGCGACTCTCGCGCTCGTGGGCGCGACGGTAGCAGTGGCGGCGGTCCCGGCCGGCGCCGCACAGGTCACCACCGCGCGGTCCACCACACAGGCCACGGCGTGTCCGACCGGCTGGGGAAGCCTCGCCAAGTCCGACGCCGCCTCCGCGGTCGCTTCGGTGACGAACGTCAGGACCGGCCGTCACACCTGCTTCGACCGGATGGTCGTCGACGTGCCCGGCGCGGGCAGCGGCGTCGGCTACACCGTCCAGTACGTCGAGCGGCTCTACCAGGACGGCTCCGGCCGCCACATCCCCGTGGCCGGCGGAGCCGTCCTCGAGGTGCGGGTGACCGCGCCCGCGTACGACCCGGAGACCGGCGCGGCCACGTACCCGGGCCGGGTGGCGCGCCCGCTGCCGGGCGTGGACCTCACCGGTTACCGCACCTTCCGGGACACCCGGTTCGCCGGCAGCTTCGAGGGCGACACCCAGATCGGCCTCGGCGTCCGCGCCCGGCTGCCCTTCCGGGTGCAGCAGCTGGACGACCGCGTCATCGTGGACGTCGCCCACAGCTGGACCGCCACGGGCTGA